A window of the Bacillus andreraoultii genome harbors these coding sequences:
- the msrA gene encoding peptide-methionine (S)-S-oxide reductase MsrA, which yields MAVKKFEQAIFAGGCFWCMVKPFHEWPGIIEVVSGYTGGETKNPTYEEVCEGSTGHTEAVKITYDPAMISYERLLQVFWQQIDPTDPGGQFFDRGQSYKTAIFYINEEQKQKAEQSKKELEMSGRFNEPIVTKILPAKEFYVAEEYHQDYYKKNPLHYNRYYIGSGRAAFIKKYWGGK from the coding sequence ATGGCTGTAAAAAAGTTTGAACAAGCGATTTTTGCTGGCGGGTGTTTTTGGTGCATGGTCAAGCCATTTCACGAGTGGCCAGGCATTATTGAAGTTGTTTCAGGTTATACTGGAGGAGAAACAAAGAATCCAACATATGAAGAAGTGTGTGAAGGGTCAACAGGTCATACTGAAGCGGTAAAGATTACGTATGATCCAGCGATGATTTCTTATGAACGATTACTCCAAGTTTTTTGGCAACAAATTGATCCGACAGATCCAGGAGGTCAGTTTTTTGATCGAGGTCAGTCATATAAGACGGCTATTTTTTATATAAATGAAGAGCAAAAACAGAAAGCAGAACAATCAAAAAAGGAGCTAGAGATGAGCGGTCGATTTAATGAACCGATTGTGACGAAAATTTTACCCGCAAAGGAATTTTATGTTGCAGAAGAATACCATCAAGATTATTATAAAAAGAATCCACTACATTATAATCGTTATTATATTGGCTCTGGCCGTGCAGCATTTATAAAAAAATATTGGGGTGGAAAATAA
- the msrB gene encoding peptide-methionine (R)-S-oxide reductase MsrB encodes MERTKAELKKKLSPVSYEVTQNNGTEPPFRNDYWDHFEEGIYVDIVSGKPLFSSKDKYDAGCGWPSFTKPIEDLEIVAKLDTSHQMIRTEVRGKTSDSHLGHVFPDGPHPTGLRYCINSAALRFIPVKDLEKEGYGKYKSLFET; translated from the coding sequence ATGGAACGAACAAAAGCAGAATTGAAGAAAAAACTTTCTCCTGTTTCTTATGAAGTCACTCAAAATAATGGAACAGAACCACCTTTCCGTAATGATTACTGGGATCACTTTGAGGAAGGAATTTATGTTGATATTGTGTCAGGGAAACCTTTATTTAGCTCGAAAGATAAATATGATGCCGGCTGTGGTTGGCCAAGCTTTACAAAACCGATAGAAGATTTAGAAATAGTGGCAAAACTGGATACGAGTCATCAAATGATTCGGACTGAGGTCCGGGGTAAAACAAGTGATTCACATTTAGGACATGTTTTCCCAGACGGACCTCATCCGACTGGTTTGAGATATTGTATTAATTCCGCAGCATTACGGTTTATTCCAGTAAAGGATTTGGAGAAGGAAGGATACGGGAAATATAAATCATTGTTTGAAACATAA
- the deoD gene encoding purine-nucleoside phosphorylase, whose amino-acid sequence MSTHIGAKENQIAETILLPGDPLRAKYIAENFLENVECYNEVRNMLGFTGTYKGKRVSVQGTGMGIPSISIYITELMQSYHVQNLIRVGTCGAIQKDVKVRDVILSMSASTDSQLNRKIFGGTMDYAPTANFELLKKAYDAGIEKGLNLKVGNVFSADIFYDDYADHEKWAKYGILAVEMETAALYTLAAKFNRKALSILTVSDHILTGEATSAEERQTTFNDMIEVALDSALK is encoded by the coding sequence ATGAGTACACATATTGGTGCAAAAGAAAATCAAATTGCTGAAACAATTTTATTACCGGGTGACCCACTGCGTGCAAAATATATTGCTGAAAATTTCTTGGAAAATGTTGAATGCTATAACGAAGTAAGAAATATGCTTGGATTTACTGGGACATATAAGGGGAAAAGAGTTTCGGTTCAAGGGACTGGAATGGGGATTCCATCAATTTCAATATACATAACAGAATTAATGCAAAGTTATCATGTTCAAAATCTAATTCGTGTCGGAACTTGTGGAGCGATTCAAAAGGATGTTAAAGTACGGGATGTCATTTTAAGTATGAGTGCATCGACTGACTCTCAATTAAATAGAAAAATCTTCGGTGGTACAATGGACTATGCTCCGACTGCGAACTTTGAACTGTTGAAAAAGGCATATGACGCAGGAATTGAAAAGGGGCTAAATTTAAAGGTTGGTAATGTGTTTAGTGCAGATATCTTTTATGATGATTATGCAGATCATGAAAAATGGGCAAAATATGGTATATTAGCAGTTGAAATGGAGACAGCAGCTTTATATACATTAGCAGCGAAATTTAATCGAAAAGCCCTATCGATTTTAACGGTAAGTGACCATATTTTAACCGGGGAAGCAACATCTGCAGAAGAAAGACAAACAACTTTCAATGACATGATAGAAGTAGCGTTAGATTCGGCATTGAAATAA
- a CDS encoding RsmF rRNA methyltransferase first C-terminal domain-containing protein: protein MQLPEAFKHKIETLLKEEADSFLASYKDNRTAGIRLNPLKITNEKWERISPFSIKKIPFHPQGYYYNYEAVEPGKHPYHLAGLYYIQEPSAMAVADLLDAKPGDIVLDLCAAPGGKSTQIGAAMQNQGLLISNEIHPKRAKALSENVERFGLTNTIVTNETPERLANHFPHYFEKILLDAPCSGEGMFRKDEESRCYWSQEHVELCQKRQLNILDSAYQMLKEGGILVYSTCTFSPEENEQVIEKFIENHPDMKLVSIPKYHGMESGHPEWTNNGTLEVEKCIRLWPHKLKGEGHFAAKFIKTSSTPNSSTKQMEKQKKQELHDYFQFEHDYLQHKSWNNLTVFGSVVHSLPNNCPSLRSLKVLRAGLHLGELKKNRFEPNHALALALRKSEYSQIFNLSTHDETWKQYVRGETIKGNGDYKGWVLLTIDDFPIGWGKESNLTIKNYYPKGLRIK, encoded by the coding sequence ATCCAGTTACCAGAAGCTTTTAAACATAAGATAGAAACTCTATTAAAGGAAGAAGCTGACTCATTTTTAGCATCTTATAAAGATAATCGTACTGCAGGCATTCGCCTTAATCCACTAAAAATCACGAATGAAAAATGGGAGAGAATAAGTCCATTTTCTATAAAAAAAATTCCATTTCATCCTCAAGGTTACTACTACAACTATGAGGCTGTTGAACCTGGAAAGCATCCATACCATTTGGCAGGACTTTATTATATTCAAGAACCAAGTGCGATGGCCGTCGCTGACCTTCTCGATGCAAAACCTGGCGACATTGTATTAGATTTATGTGCCGCACCAGGTGGGAAATCTACCCAAATTGGAGCTGCAATGCAAAATCAAGGGTTGTTAATCTCCAATGAAATTCATCCTAAGCGGGCAAAAGCATTATCAGAAAATGTAGAGCGATTTGGGTTAACGAATACAATTGTAACGAATGAAACGCCTGAGCGCTTAGCCAATCATTTTCCTCACTACTTCGAAAAAATATTACTTGATGCACCTTGCTCTGGGGAAGGAATGTTTCGTAAAGATGAGGAATCAAGATGTTATTGGAGTCAAGAACATGTGGAACTATGTCAAAAGCGACAACTTAACATACTTGATTCTGCCTATCAAATGTTAAAAGAGGGAGGAATTCTTGTATATTCAACATGTACGTTCTCTCCGGAAGAAAATGAACAAGTGATTGAAAAATTTATAGAAAATCATCCTGATATGAAGCTTGTATCCATACCTAAATATCATGGTATGGAGAGCGGACACCCTGAGTGGACTAACAACGGGACTTTAGAAGTTGAAAAATGTATTCGACTATGGCCACATAAGTTAAAAGGGGAAGGCCACTTTGCTGCGAAATTCATTAAGACTTCATCAACTCCAAACAGTTCAACAAAACAAATGGAAAAACAGAAAAAACAAGAACTGCACGATTATTTTCAGTTCGAACATGACTATCTTCAACATAAATCTTGGAACAACTTAACTGTTTTTGGTTCGGTCGTCCATTCATTGCCGAACAATTGTCCTAGTCTACGTAGTCTGAAAGTTTTACGAGCCGGATTACATTTAGGTGAACTAAAGAAAAATCGTTTTGAACCAAATCACGCTCTAGCATTAGCCTTAAGAAAAAGTGAATATAGTCAAATATTCAATTTATCAACGCATGACGAAACTTGGAAGCAATATGTCCGTGGTGAAACGATAAAAGGTAATGGGGATTATAAAGGATGGGTTTTATTAACAATAGATGATTTTCCAATTGGTTGGGGAAAAGAGTCGAATTTAACCATTAAAAATTATTACCCAAAAGGATTACGCATTAAGTAA
- a CDS encoding YozE family protein — MGKSFYHFLMRYRNSEVKKRDELANFAENAFRDHGFPKNSSDYDELSRYLEMNGDYLPTMTIFDHAWDLYKSIENK, encoded by the coding sequence ATGGGAAAATCGTTTTATCACTTTTTAATGCGGTATCGAAATTCAGAGGTAAAGAAACGGGATGAACTAGCAAATTTTGCTGAAAATGCTTTTCGGGATCACGGATTTCCAAAGAATTCGAGTGATTATGACGAGTTAAGCCGCTATTTAGAAATGAATGGTGACTATTTACCAACCATGACCATTTTTGATCATGCTTGGGATTTATATAAAAGTATCGAGAATAAATAA